Proteins encoded together in one Chloroflexota bacterium window:
- a CDS encoding DUF4013 domain-containing protein — MQHVSPTWRSQMDFGKAFSFVFEDKDWLKKLAIAGIIVLIPIVNLAVLGWMLEIGRRVAGGEAEVLPDWDDFGTYFVRGLKGLVVALVYALPLIILEACSLTLSMMGQNSNNLSTAATLVNLLIGCVVFIYSIFMGFVMPAALMRFTMAADSISEGLAFGKAISMVKDNLGAYVIVFLGGLVAGLVAPLGLIACLIGIIITYPYAAAVEGHLYGQAYAEATGGIVTANSTPPAPSAPADWNG; from the coding sequence ATGCAGCATGTATCACCAACCTGGAGGAGTCAGATGGATTTCGGAAAGGCCTTTTCATTCGTTTTTGAAGACAAAGATTGGCTAAAGAAACTTGCCATCGCCGGCATCATCGTGCTCATCCCCATCGTCAACCTGGCCGTCTTGGGGTGGATGCTGGAAATCGGCCGCCGCGTCGCTGGGGGCGAGGCCGAAGTGCTGCCCGACTGGGATGACTTCGGCACTTACTTCGTCCGCGGCCTGAAAGGGCTGGTTGTGGCGCTGGTTTACGCGCTGCCCCTCATCATCTTAGAAGCCTGCTCCTTAACGCTTTCAATGATGGGCCAGAACAGCAACAACCTGAGCACCGCGGCCACACTGGTCAACTTGCTCATCGGCTGCGTGGTCTTCATTTACAGCATCTTCATGGGCTTCGTGATGCCCGCAGCCCTGATGCGCTTCACCATGGCCGCCGACAGCATTAGCGAAGGGCTGGCCTTTGGCAAAGCCATCAGCATGGTGAAAGACAACCTGGGCGCCTACGTCATCGTCTTCTTAGGGGGATTGGTGGCCGGGTTGGTTGCCCCGCTGGGCCTCATTGCGTGCCTCATTGGTATCATCATCACCTACCCCTATGCTGCAGCGGTGGAAGGCCACCTTTACGGCCAGGCATACGCCGAGGCCACCGGTGGCATCGTGACCGCCAACAGCACGCCGCCAGCGCCCAGCGCGCCCGCCGACTGGAACGGCTAA